Proteins encoded within one genomic window of Deltaproteobacteria bacterium:
- a CDS encoding 4Fe-4S dicluster domain-containing protein, translating into MSKDTKKLKQIATGDMTIPPKDAKMIPVFIMGREYKVPETITVMKAIEYAGFKYIRGCGCRGGICGACATFYRFVGDYKLRAGLACQTVVGENMIVVQLPFFPANRPNYELDKMSSDHHGELRRLYPEVFKCVGCGTCTRTCPMDIDVMDYIALMKRGDLEGAAHKSFDCVMCGLCASRCPAQISQFTAAMFVRRLYGGHILPKAEHLEKRVKDVKSGKYEKFLKELTKMKPEDVKKLYVEREREPDLAEPGTWLPKDTSKL; encoded by the coding sequence ATGAGCAAGGACACGAAGAAATTAAAACAAATAGCCACCGGCGACATGACCATCCCGCCAAAGGACGCGAAGATGATACCGGTCTTCATCATGGGCCGCGAGTACAAGGTCCCCGAGACCATTACGGTGATGAAGGCCATAGAGTACGCAGGCTTCAAGTACATAAGGGGCTGCGGTTGTAGAGGCGGCATATGCGGCGCTTGCGCGACCTTCTACCGTTTTGTCGGCGATTATAAGCTTCGCGCAGGGCTTGCGTGCCAGACGGTTGTTGGCGAGAATATGATAGTCGTTCAGCTGCCGTTCTTCCCGGCAAACCGCCCGAACTATGAACTCGATAAGATGAGCTCCGACCACCACGGCGAGCTTAGGCGCCTGTATCCGGAGGTCTTTAAGTGCGTTGGCTGCGGCACGTGCACGAGAACATGCCCCATGGACATAGATGTCATGGACTATATCGCCCTTATGAAGAGAGGCGACCTTGAGGGCGCGGCCCATAAGAGCTTCGATTGCGTGATGTGCGGGCTTTGCGCGTCAAGGTGCCCGGCGCAGATTTCCCAGTTTACAGCTGCGATGTTCGTAAGGCGTCTCTACGGCGGCCACATACTTCCAAAGGCCGAGCACCTTGAGAAAAGGGTTAAGGACGTTAAGAGCGGCAAGTACGAGAAGTTTTTAAAAGAACTTACGAAGATGAAGCCCGAGGATGTAAAGAAGCTTTATGTTGAGAGGGAAAGAGAGCCGGATCTCGCAGAGCC